In Actinomycetes bacterium, one genomic interval encodes:
- a CDS encoding DUF3052 domain-containing protein, which translates to MSATADAAEEQRQPGSRLGIQSGQVVQELGFDEDCDIQLRRSIEVLAGAALVDGDYDDVVDVVLLWWRDGDGDLVDALVDALTSLAAGGVIWLLTPKAGRRGHVEPSDIEEAAPTAGLSATRSTAAAPEWSGTRLVAPKMGRR; encoded by the coding sequence GTGAGCGCGACCGCGGACGCGGCGGAGGAGCAGCGTCAGCCCGGATCCCGACTCGGGATCCAGTCGGGGCAGGTGGTGCAGGAGCTCGGGTTCGACGAGGACTGCGACATCCAGCTCCGCCGCTCGATCGAGGTTCTCGCCGGGGCGGCCCTGGTCGACGGCGACTACGACGACGTCGTCGACGTCGTCCTGCTCTGGTGGCGCGACGGCGACGGGGACCTGGTGGACGCGCTCGTCGACGCGCTCACCTCGCTGGCCGCCGGTGGGGTCATCTGGCTGCTGACGCCCAAGGCGGGCCGCCGAGGACATGTCGAGCCGTCGGACATCGAGGAGGCCGCTCCCACCGCCGGGCTGTCCGCCACCCGGTCGACCGCGGCCGCGCCCGAGTGGTCCGGGACCCGGCTCGTGGCCCCCAAGATGGGCCGCCGCTGA